In one Streptomyces sp. NBC_00597 genomic region, the following are encoded:
- a CDS encoding dihydrofolate reductase family protein, whose translation MGKLTLTTFVTLDGVMQAPGGPDEDPGGGFEYGGWLVPFDDEGMEAFMTEVFDRAGAFLLGRRTYEIFAGYWPKVTDPTNPIASRLNGLPKYVASTTLKEPAWDGTTVIDGEHLQGEIMQVKDALEGSRELQVHGSGALAQWLLVRDLVDELNLLVFPVFLGAGRRLFPTGGLPTAYELAASRTTPNGTAILTYRPTGRATFGTFA comes from the coding sequence CCCTCGACGGCGTCATGCAGGCCCCCGGCGGGCCGGACGAGGACCCCGGCGGCGGGTTCGAGTACGGCGGCTGGCTGGTGCCGTTCGACGACGAGGGCATGGAGGCGTTCATGACCGAGGTGTTCGACCGGGCCGGGGCCTTCCTGCTCGGGCGCCGCACGTACGAGATCTTCGCCGGCTACTGGCCGAAGGTGACCGACCCGACGAACCCGATCGCGAGCCGGCTCAACGGGCTGCCGAAGTACGTCGCCTCGACCACGCTCAAGGAACCGGCCTGGGACGGGACCACGGTCATCGACGGCGAACACCTCCAGGGCGAGATCATGCAGGTCAAGGACGCGCTGGAGGGGAGCCGGGAACTCCAGGTGCACGGCAGTGGAGCGCTGGCCCAGTGGTTGCTGGTGCGGGACCTCGTGGACGAGCTGAACCTGCTGGTGTTCCCCGTCTTCCTGGGCGCCGGGCGCCGGCTGTTCCCCACGGGCGGGCTGCCGACGGCCTACGAGCTGGCCGCCTCGCGCACGACGCCGAACGGCACGGCCATCCTCACCTACCGCCCCACGGGCCGGGCCACCTTCGGCACCTTCGCCTGA
- a CDS encoding DMT family transporter: MSSSALLARTAAPRRAWLADLPVLAVAVVWGGSYLAAKGITTAHTVIAVLVLRFALVLPVLVVAGRQRLRALTARQLRGAGLLGLVLGGIFLLETYGVVHTSATNAGLIISLTMIFTPLAEAAVRREAPSGAFLVAAAASVAGVVLLTQGAGITVPGTGDLLILGAALARTLHVLLMARSKAVQGADPLSLTTVQLGGAVLVFAALAALPGTGDSPWAAAAAFGPAEWAGLAFLSVFCTLFAFFVQMWAVRRSSPSRVSLLLGTEPLWAAAAGTVIGGEHLGAAGLAGAALVLGGTAWGRRAVTG, encoded by the coding sequence GTGAGCTCGTCCGCCCTCCTCGCACGCACCGCCGCGCCCCGCCGGGCCTGGCTCGCGGATCTGCCCGTCCTGGCCGTCGCCGTCGTCTGGGGCGGCAGCTACCTCGCCGCCAAGGGCATCACGACCGCCCACACCGTGATCGCCGTGCTCGTCCTGCGCTTCGCGCTCGTGTTGCCCGTCCTGGTCGTCGCCGGACGGCAGCGGTTGCGGGCGCTCACCGCCCGGCAGCTGCGCGGTGCGGGCCTGCTCGGCCTCGTACTCGGGGGGATCTTCCTGCTGGAGACCTACGGGGTCGTCCACACCTCCGCCACCAACGCCGGGCTGATCATCAGCCTGACCATGATCTTCACCCCGCTCGCCGAGGCCGCCGTACGGCGCGAGGCCCCCTCGGGCGCCTTCCTCGTAGCGGCCGCGGCTTCCGTCGCCGGTGTCGTCCTGCTCACCCAGGGCGCCGGGATCACCGTCCCCGGCACCGGCGACCTGCTCATCCTCGGTGCGGCCCTCGCCCGGACCCTGCACGTCCTGCTGATGGCCCGGAGCAAGGCCGTCCAGGGAGCCGATCCGCTGTCGCTGACGACCGTTCAGCTCGGCGGCGCCGTCCTCGTCTTCGCCGCACTGGCCGCCCTGCCCGGCACCGGTGACAGCCCCTGGGCGGCGGCCGCCGCCTTCGGGCCCGCCGAGTGGGCGGGACTCGCCTTCCTCTCCGTCTTCTGCACGCTCTTCGCCTTCTTCGTGCAGATGTGGGCCGTACGCCGCTCCTCGCCCTCGCGCGTCAGCCTGCTGCTGGGCACCGAGCCGCTGTGGGCGGCGGCCGCCGGCACCGTCATCGGCGGCGAACACCTGGGCGCGGCCGGCCTCGCGGGGGCCGCACTCGTCCTCGGCGGCACCGCTTGGGGCCGCCGCGCCGTGACCGGATGA